A genomic segment from Nodularia sphaerocarpa UHCC 0038 encodes:
- a CDS encoding TMEM165/GDT1 family protein, whose amino-acid sequence MLTAFTAGLLLITISELGDKTFFIAVILAMKHSRKLVFIGVASALAAMTILSVLFGKVVSFLPEIYLKYAEIILFFAFGIKLLYEASKMTASSSETEVIDEAKEAVQKADLQRKSKTPLAILIEAFTLTFVAEWGDRTQIATIALAARYNAVGVAAGAVLGHALCTAIAVIGGKLIAGRISERQLTFAGGCLFLIFGIIAAVEGV is encoded by the coding sequence GTGTTAACAGCATTTACCGCCGGTTTATTACTAATTACAATTTCCGAGCTAGGGGATAAAACATTTTTTATCGCTGTCATTTTGGCGATGAAACACTCACGAAAGCTAGTGTTCATCGGTGTGGCATCTGCCTTAGCTGCGATGACAATTCTATCTGTACTATTCGGGAAAGTGGTATCTTTTTTGCCAGAAATTTATCTGAAGTACGCGGAAATAATTTTATTTTTTGCCTTTGGGATTAAGCTGTTGTATGAAGCTAGTAAAATGACTGCTTCTAGCAGTGAGACAGAAGTGATAGATGAGGCTAAAGAGGCAGTACAAAAAGCAGATTTACAAAGAAAGTCAAAAACTCCTTTAGCAATTTTAATAGAAGCCTTCACACTGACATTTGTAGCAGAGTGGGGCGATCGCACACAAATTGCCACTATCGCCCTAGCCGCAAGATATAACGCCGTGGGAGTAGCTGCGGGTGCAGTTTTAGGACACGCCTTATGTACAGCGATCGCAGTCATTGGAGGTAAACTCATCGCCGGACGCATTTCCGAACGTCAACTCACCTTTGCCGGCGGATGTCTATTTCTCATCTTTGGGATAATTGCAGCTGTCGAAGGAGTTTGA
- a CDS encoding SH3 domain-containing protein gives MVRSVAAIAIATLIGIISLPSLAQQRQTPTPNRQGDYNSAITKFPDGSQAVLLSWFTKIRSGKLNCRSAPGTNQRVIKQFQPNDLLQADAGAKNSQEPIVRDSQGNPWLRVKIVNNQGQTQGNCFVRANRQFIEPNSLE, from the coding sequence ATGGTTCGTTCTGTTGCAGCGATCGCGATCGCTACTTTAATTGGTATTATTTCTTTACCTTCCCTAGCCCAACAACGCCAAACACCCACCCCTAACCGTCAAGGTGACTACAATTCAGCCATCACCAAATTTCCAGATGGTAGTCAAGCTGTATTATTGTCATGGTTCACGAAGATTCGTAGTGGTAAACTAAACTGCCGTAGCGCCCCTGGAACCAATCAGCGCGTTATCAAGCAATTTCAACCAAATGATCTGCTCCAAGCCGATGCAGGTGCAAAAAATTCTCAAGAGCCTATAGTGCGCGATTCACAGGGTAATCCTTGGCTGCGGGTGAAAATAGTCAATAATCAAGGACAAACTCAAGGAAATTGTTTCGTGAGAGCAAATCGACAGTTTATTGAACCAAATTCTTTAGAATAA
- a CDS encoding YciI family protein, with protein MAKYILWGSYCENVLEKRAPYRQDHLDGLAKQKESGVLITLGPTKDTTKVFGIYEAEDEATVRQLVENDPYWKNGIWTEYFIKEWIQAF; from the coding sequence ATGGCAAAATACATCTTATGGGGAAGTTACTGTGAAAACGTTCTGGAAAAACGCGCCCCTTATCGTCAAGACCATTTAGACGGATTAGCGAAACAGAAAGAATCGGGTGTATTGATTACCCTTGGTCCCACAAAGGATACTACCAAAGTTTTTGGCATTTACGAAGCTGAAGACGAAGCAACTGTACGCCAGTTAGTGGAAAATGACCCCTACTGGAAAAATGGGATCTGGACTGAATATTTTATCAAAGAGTGGATTCAAGCCTTTTAA
- a CDS encoding tetratricopeptide repeat protein — MSQSRNRWIVRIILALAVTAFVGVSVIPIISAINNPSPSNQNAASTSSTVPSDQLSKLQDEVRGYELVLQREPENQTALNGLLQARLQLLSLKQGDIQGVIEPLEKLAKLNPQQSEYGVLLAQAKQQMGDLEGSAQAYRSILDTKPGDLKALQGMVALLLDQQRPEAAIGLLEDTLSNADQVNKIQPASVDAVAVQVLLGTVHASQKRYPQATSVYDQAIKKDPQDFRPVLAKAMLFREQGKVEEAKPLFDSAVALAPAQYKDEINRAAATPTPAPAPAESPSTPSEE; from the coding sequence GTGTCTCAATCGCGCAATCGTTGGATAGTTAGGATCATCTTAGCGCTGGCAGTTACTGCTTTTGTGGGCGTTTCGGTAATTCCTATTATTAGCGCAATTAATAATCCGTCGCCCTCAAACCAAAATGCCGCTAGCACTAGCAGCACCGTACCTTCTGATCAATTATCAAAGTTGCAAGACGAAGTACGAGGTTATGAATTGGTTTTGCAACGGGAACCAGAAAATCAAACTGCGCTCAATGGCTTATTACAGGCGAGGCTACAACTGCTGAGTTTAAAACAAGGTGATATTCAAGGAGTAATTGAGCCTCTGGAAAAACTAGCTAAACTCAATCCACAACAGTCGGAATATGGAGTGCTATTAGCCCAAGCAAAGCAGCAAATGGGCGATTTGGAAGGATCAGCTCAAGCTTATCGCTCAATTTTAGACACTAAACCCGGTGATTTGAAGGCTTTGCAGGGTATGGTAGCTCTATTGCTCGATCAGCAACGTCCCGAAGCGGCTATTGGTTTGCTCGAAGATACCCTCTCTAATGCAGATCAGGTGAATAAAATTCAGCCTGCAAGTGTGGATGCGGTGGCTGTACAGGTGCTTTTAGGTACTGTTCACGCTTCCCAGAAGCGCTATCCTCAAGCTACTTCTGTCTATGATCAAGCTATTAAGAAGGATCCTCAAGATTTTCGTCCCGTTTTAGCAAAAGCAATGCTTTTTAGAGAACAGGGTAAAGTCGAAGAAGCTAAACCTTTATTTGATAGCGCTGTGGCTTTAGCACCAGCTCAATACAAAGACGAAATTAACAGGGCGGCTGCTACTCCTACTCCAGCACCAGCGCCTGCTGAATCGCCGTCAACTCCTTCTGAAGAATAA
- a CDS encoding C39 family peptidase, with product MGLTTVLTVSGVNILPFASTESLVNSSKVEAAVSIRNDYVWMDMPQTGNQNDKWSCGPTSAARVMNFYGHNVNRDSLVNAINKDFVIPPSFNVPAPTWKNPFGTRRVDIRTGTTPHALRDVMKRWEGDNVKLERKADFNKLLGLLRQGKPVVVLLRVGSEKIVGTTWPAMHWVVVNGFSASEQKIYFTETSDGKIYDYSYGEFQSNWDWRVGKGLASEALYKNGVEPKTMIWVDRVPPVVAQSQDTPSQPSILVASNTNYQQFRLQTGTALHETGDNFDFAVLSNGDLMGIKKSSTGSGKTEVHILSASSNYQQFRLQTATALHETGDNFDFAVLSNGDLMGIKKSSTGSGKTEVHILSASSNYQQFRLQTATALHETGDNFDFAVLSNGDLMGIKKSSTGSGKTEVHILSASSNYQQFRLQTATALHETASNFDFAVLSNGDLMGIKKSSTGSGKTEVHILSASSNYQQFRLQTATALHETASNFDFAVLSNGDLMGIKKSSTGSGKTEVHILRI from the coding sequence TTGGGTTTAACAACAGTATTAACGGTATCAGGTGTAAATATTCTTCCTTTTGCATCAACGGAATCTTTAGTTAATAGCTCCAAAGTTGAAGCAGCAGTTAGCATCAGAAATGATTATGTTTGGATGGATATGCCACAAACAGGTAATCAAAATGATAAATGGAGTTGTGGTCCAACTTCTGCTGCAAGAGTCATGAATTTTTATGGGCATAATGTGAATCGTGATTCTTTAGTAAATGCTATTAATAAGGATTTTGTTATCCCTCCTTCGTTTAACGTTCCTGCACCAACGTGGAAAAATCCCTTCGGAACCAGAAGAGTGGACATCCGCACAGGGACAACTCCCCATGCACTTCGAGATGTGATGAAAAGATGGGAAGGTGACAATGTTAAGTTAGAAAGAAAAGCTGATTTTAATAAACTTCTTGGCTTGTTGCGTCAGGGTAAACCTGTTGTTGTTCTTCTTCGTGTTGGTTCTGAGAAGATTGTAGGAACAACTTGGCCTGCAATGCACTGGGTTGTTGTCAATGGCTTTTCTGCATCAGAACAGAAAATTTATTTTACAGAAACTAGCGATGGGAAAATTTATGACTATTCTTATGGTGAATTTCAATCAAATTGGGATTGGCGAGTAGGTAAGGGATTGGCTAGTGAAGCACTTTATAAAAATGGTGTTGAACCTAAAACGATGATTTGGGTAGATCGTGTTCCTCCTGTTGTGGCTCAATCTCAAGATACTCCTTCTCAACCGTCAATTTTAGTTGCATCCAATACTAATTACCAACAATTTAGATTACAAACAGGTACAGCCTTACATGAAACCGGAGATAATTTTGATTTTGCTGTTTTGTCTAATGGTGATTTAATGGGAATTAAAAAATCTTCCACTGGTTCAGGAAAAACAGAAGTTCATATTCTTAGTGCTAGTTCTAATTACCAACAATTTAGATTACAAACAGCTACAGCCTTACATGAAACCGGAGATAATTTTGATTTTGCTGTTTTGTCTAATGGTGATTTAATGGGAATTAAAAAATCTTCCACTGGTTCAGGAAAAACAGAAGTTCATATTCTTAGTGCTAGTTCTAATTACCAACAATTTAGATTACAAACAGCTACAGCCTTACATGAAACCGGAGATAATTTTGATTTTGCTGTTTTGTCTAATGGTGATTTAATGGGAATTAAAAAATCTTCCACTGGTTCAGGAAAAACAGAAGTTCATATTCTTAGTGCTAGTTCTAATTACCAACAATTTAGATTACAAACAGCTACAGCCTTACATGAAACCGCAAGTAATTTTGATTTTGCTGTTTTGTCTAATGGTGATTTAATGGGAATTAAAAAATCTTCCACTGGTTCAGGAAAAACAGAAGTTCATATTCTTAGTGCTAGTTCTAATTACCAACAATTTAGATTACAAACAGCTACAGCCTTACATGAAACCGCAAGTAATTTTGATTTTGCTGTTTTGTCTAATGGTGATTTAATGGGAATTAAAAAATCTTCCACTGGTTCAGGAAAAACAGAAGTTCATATTCTAAGAATATAA
- a CDS encoding SgcJ/EcaC family oxidoreductase: MTITRSALLSFFSAALACASIVPPTPVQAQTNCPKVTRPEIAGLFDRWNRSLQTGDPNLVTQNYARNAILLPTVSNQVRRNHEEIQDYFVKFLQQKPVGKINYRSIRLYCGVAIDSGTYTFTVVNNGQTQQVPARYTFVYNRVGNRWLIAEHHSSAMPEIITSSAE; encoded by the coding sequence ATGACAATTACTCGGTCTGCCCTATTATCATTTTTTAGTGCAGCACTTGCTTGTGCAAGTATTGTGCCACCAACTCCTGTCCAAGCACAAACTAACTGTCCCAAGGTCACTAGACCAGAAATCGCCGGACTTTTCGACCGATGGAACAGGTCTTTACAGACTGGAGATCCAAATTTAGTGACTCAGAATTATGCCAGAAATGCTATTTTATTGCCCACAGTTTCCAACCAAGTGCGACGAAATCATGAAGAAATTCAGGACTATTTTGTAAAATTCTTACAACAGAAACCCGTAGGCAAAATTAATTACCGCAGTATTCGCCTTTATTGCGGTGTCGCTATTGATTCAGGAACATACACATTTACAGTCGTAAATAATGGTCAGACTCAGCAAGTTCCTGCAAGATACACCTTTGTTTATAATAGAGTTGGTAATAGATGGCTAATAGCAGAACATCACTCTTCAGCTATGCCAGAAATTATTACTAGCAGCGCTGAATAG
- a CDS encoding Rpn family recombination-promoting nuclease/putative transposase: MTEITANYDETWKEVIGDYFDSFLSFFYPEIYQQIDWTKKPISLDKELEQITASADSKTRHADKLFQVWLLDNQEVWILIHVEVQSQYDKEFSQRMFIYNYRAFDLYQKPVVSLAILGDETNSWRPSYYQYGLGSSQLIFNFSSVKLLDYQWEELEQSNNIFAIVVMAHLKTKATNSNLSAREQWRNLSRLLYERGYNRKEIVDLYKVIDLMMALSQNLQLSFEEKLANYQEERKMPLLTNIEQRTIKQTRKQDIIKLVQVRFGNIPENLLASINQIDDTSFLEQIFVSAINVNSLEEFAQLVNSNLPEAD, encoded by the coding sequence ATGACGGAAATCACAGCTAACTATGATGAAACCTGGAAAGAAGTAATAGGAGATTATTTTGATTCATTTCTCTCCTTCTTTTACCCAGAAATCTATCAACAAATAGATTGGACTAAAAAGCCCATTTCTCTAGATAAAGAATTAGAACAGATTACCGCATCTGCGGATAGCAAAACACGCCATGCTGATAAATTATTTCAAGTGTGGTTATTAGATAATCAAGAAGTTTGGATATTAATTCATGTAGAAGTACAAAGTCAATATGATAAAGAATTTTCCCAAAGAATGTTTATCTACAACTATCGAGCTTTTGATTTGTATCAAAAACCAGTTGTTAGTTTAGCCATACTAGGAGATGAAACTAACAGTTGGCGACCTAGTTATTACCAATATGGTTTAGGAAGTAGTCAATTAATCTTTAACTTTTCTAGTGTTAAGCTTCTAGATTATCAGTGGGAGGAGTTAGAGCAAAGTAATAATATTTTTGCTATAGTGGTAATGGCACATTTAAAGACTAAAGCCACTAATAGCAATTTGTCAGCTAGGGAACAGTGGAGGAACTTATCTAGATTACTTTATGAAAGAGGTTATAACCGTAAAGAAATTGTTGATTTGTACAAAGTCATTGATTTAATGATGGCTTTATCTCAAAACCTGCAATTAAGTTTTGAGGAAAAATTAGCTAATTATCAAGAGGAACGAAAAATGCCACTTTTAACTAACATCGAACAACGAACTATAAAACAAACTCGGAAACAAGATATTATCAAACTTGTGCAAGTGCGGTTTGGTAATATACCAGAAAATCTGCTTGCAAGCATTAATCAAATTGATGATACATCTTTTTTAGAACAAATATTTGTATCAGCAATTAATGTTAATTCTTTAGAAGAGTTTGCACAGCTTGTTAACTCTAATTTACCAGAAGCAGATTAA
- the pheT gene encoding phenylalanine--tRNA ligase subunit beta, whose amino-acid sequence MRISLNWLRELVEIKLSPEELAETLTMAGFEVEDIEDRNTWANGVVVGKVLERQPHPNADKLSVCQVDIGASEPLNIVCGAPNVKADIYVPVATTGTYLPNIDLKIKPAKLRGVPSQGMICSLKELGLPTDVDGIHIFSQENLPLGSDVRPLLGLDDVILDVTATANRADALCMVGIAREVAALTGGKLSIPTPGATSVLKGAGNLALKIEDQQACPAYIGTVIEQVKIAPSPDWLQQRLRAAGVRPINNVVDITNYILWEWGQPLHAFDKDRLESVAGGEGLTVGVRFAGSGESLKTLDGQTRNLSTQNLLITANDKPVALAGVMGGEETEVHSGTQSLVLEAALFDSVAIRRSSRSVGLRSEASGRYERGVNRAELEIACNRALSLMSELANGVIVQQEIADTRPDSSTWSRSIALRLDKVNQVLGPVDLGEEETGEVTEADVERILLALGCQLTASGEGTWTVTVPPYRYRDLEREIDLIEELARLYGYDNFCDTLPEKSEAGYLSLEQELIRKVRAFLRAEGLTEVIHYSLVKPGNDRQVVLSNPLFVEYSALRTDLISGLIDAFQYNLEQGNGSLNGFDLGRIFWQEEDGLQETDAIAGIMGGDRSVGKWSKGSSENPMTWFDAKGILESVFEQLNLKVEYQPDCRDERLHPGRTASLWLGGNRLGIFGQLHPQLRQDKGLPDSVYVFQLDLNVLLDALDQDEILVPKFSAYSTYPASDRDIAFFAPVKISVADIEKSINKAAKGLLESVELFDEYRGENVPAGQRSLAFRLIYRSSDRTLTEAEVEPVHNKVREALVEKFGVNLRS is encoded by the coding sequence ATGCGTATTTCTCTAAATTGGCTGCGGGAACTGGTAGAAATTAAACTTAGCCCAGAAGAATTGGCAGAAACCCTGACTATGGCTGGGTTTGAAGTGGAAGACATTGAAGACCGCAACACTTGGGCTAATGGTGTTGTTGTGGGTAAAGTGCTTGAGCGTCAACCCCACCCCAATGCTGATAAATTAAGTGTTTGTCAGGTAGATATCGGTGCTTCTGAGCCTTTAAATATTGTCTGCGGTGCGCCTAATGTCAAGGCTGATATTTATGTACCAGTAGCAACTACAGGCACTTATTTACCGAATATTGATTTAAAAATTAAACCGGCAAAGCTCCGGGGTGTCCCATCTCAAGGGATGATTTGTTCTTTAAAGGAACTCGGTTTACCTACTGATGTAGACGGTATTCATATTTTTTCCCAGGAAAATCTGCCTTTGGGTAGTGATGTGCGTCCATTATTAGGTTTAGATGATGTAATTTTAGACGTGACTGCAACCGCTAACCGGGCTGATGCTCTCTGTATGGTGGGGATAGCGCGGGAAGTTGCAGCTTTGACTGGTGGTAAGTTGAGTATTCCTACACCTGGTGCAACATCAGTGTTAAAAGGTGCTGGTAATCTAGCATTAAAAATTGAGGATCAGCAAGCCTGTCCTGCTTATATTGGCACAGTTATTGAACAGGTGAAAATCGCCCCTTCTCCTGATTGGTTGCAACAGCGTTTACGGGCGGCTGGAGTACGTCCTATAAATAATGTGGTGGATATCACTAACTATATTTTGTGGGAATGGGGACAACCACTACACGCTTTTGACAAAGACCGTTTAGAATCTGTTGCTGGTGGTGAAGGTTTAACTGTTGGTGTTCGCTTCGCCGGTTCTGGGGAATCTTTGAAAACTCTGGATGGACAAACGCGCAATTTGTCAACTCAAAATTTGTTAATTACTGCTAATGATAAACCGGTTGCACTTGCGGGTGTGATGGGTGGTGAAGAAACTGAAGTTCATAGCGGTACTCAAAGTTTAGTTTTAGAAGCAGCGTTATTTGATTCTGTGGCTATTCGTCGTTCTTCTCGGAGTGTGGGGTTAAGAAGTGAGGCTTCTGGAAGATATGAGCGAGGAGTCAACCGGGCTGAGTTGGAAATAGCCTGTAATCGCGCTTTATCACTAATGAGTGAACTGGCTAATGGCGTAATTGTCCAACAGGAAATTGCTGATACTCGCCCAGATTCATCTACTTGGAGTCGTTCTATTGCTCTGCGTCTGGACAAAGTTAATCAGGTGCTGGGACCAGTGGATTTGGGCGAGGAGGAGACAGGAGAAGTCACTGAAGCTGATGTTGAGCGCATTCTCTTGGCGTTGGGTTGTCAGCTAACGGCTTCTGGTGAAGGAACTTGGACGGTGACAGTTCCGCCCTATCGTTACCGTGATTTAGAACGGGAAATTGATTTGATTGAAGAGTTAGCCCGTCTCTATGGTTATGACAATTTTTGTGATACTTTACCTGAGAAGTCGGAAGCTGGTTATTTATCTTTAGAACAGGAGTTAATCCGCAAGGTACGCGCCTTTTTGAGGGCGGAAGGTTTAACGGAAGTTATCCATTATTCTTTGGTGAAACCAGGAAATGATCGTCAGGTGGTTTTGAGTAATCCGCTTTTTGTGGAATATTCGGCGTTGCGAACTGATTTGATTTCTGGTTTGATTGATGCTTTCCAATACAATTTGGAGCAGGGAAATGGTTCTTTGAATGGTTTTGACCTGGGGCGCATTTTCTGGCAAGAAGAAGACGGTTTGCAAGAAACTGATGCGATCGCTGGTATTATGGGAGGCGATCGCTCTGTTGGCAAATGGTCAAAAGGTAGCAGTGAAAACCCGATGACTTGGTTTGATGCTAAAGGTATTTTAGAAAGTGTCTTTGAGCAACTTAACTTAAAGGTGGAATATCAGCCCGATTGTCGCGATGAGCGTTTACATCCAGGACGCACGGCTTCTTTATGGCTGGGTGGTAACAGACTGGGTATTTTTGGACAACTTCATCCCCAACTACGACAAGATAAAGGTTTACCCGATTCTGTCTATGTATTCCAGCTTGATTTAAATGTGCTGTTGGATGCACTTGATCAAGATGAGATTTTGGTTCCCAAATTTAGTGCTTATTCTACCTATCCAGCAAGCGATCGCGATATTGCATTTTTCGCACCTGTAAAAATCTCAGTGGCGGACATTGAAAAATCCATCAACAAAGCGGCGAAGGGACTGCTAGAATCGGTGGAATTGTTTGATGAATATCGTGGTGAAAACGTACCCGCAGGACAACGTAGTTTAGCATTTCGCTTAATTTATCGGTCAAGCGATCGCACTTTGACTGAAGCGGAAGTGGAACCTGTTCACAATAAAGTCCGTGAGGCTTTAGTGGAGAAATTTGGCGTTAACCTCAGAAGTTAA
- a CDS encoding homocysteine biosynthesis protein has product MRTIAEINEKISRKRAVVLTIEELKARVAEVGVSKVSKEVDVITTGTFEPMESSGAIINLGHTDPPIKIRRCWIDGVPAYSGFGAVDLYLGASCPVDVMDGEEIREHGGGHVIENLIAGKPVHVKAQGQVTDCYPRATFETTITRDTINQFYLFNPRNLYQNFIVGVNGGERSLFTYLGPLQPSLGNAVYSNPGAISPLLNDPDLQLVGIGTRIFLGGGIGYVAWEGTQHFPLQKRLPNRTPIGPSATLALIGDAKQMDARWVRGCYFKSYGPSLMLGVGVPLPVLNEEVVKHCSVQDKDLVAPIVDFSIPRRVRPTFGLVSYAQLKSGRITIEGKTVRVAPLASMFFSRQIAAELKQWISAGTFTLTEPVAPIPMDRSFLPQDRWTDF; this is encoded by the coding sequence ATGCGAACAATTGCCGAAATAAACGAAAAAATCAGCCGCAAACGTGCAGTAGTCTTGACAATTGAAGAATTAAAAGCACGAGTAGCCGAAGTCGGCGTGAGCAAAGTTTCTAAAGAAGTTGATGTAATTACCACTGGCACATTTGAGCCAATGGAATCCAGTGGTGCAATTATTAATCTCGGACACACCGACCCCCCAATCAAAATTCGGCGCTGCTGGATAGATGGTGTACCAGCATACTCAGGTTTTGGGGCTGTGGATTTATACTTAGGTGCGAGTTGTCCGGTAGATGTCATGGATGGGGAAGAAATCCGCGAACATGGTGGTGGTCATGTAATTGAGAACTTGATCGCCGGCAAACCTGTACACGTAAAAGCCCAAGGACAAGTTACAGATTGTTACCCACGGGCGACCTTTGAAACGACGATTACCCGTGACACCATTAATCAGTTTTATTTATTCAATCCGCGCAATCTTTACCAAAATTTTATTGTAGGTGTAAATGGAGGGGAGCGATCGCTCTTTACTTACCTTGGCCCCTTACAACCGAGTTTAGGAAACGCCGTTTACTCTAACCCTGGTGCAATTTCCCCCTTACTGAACGACCCAGATTTACAATTAGTTGGGATTGGTACAAGAATATTTTTAGGTGGCGGTATTGGCTATGTCGCTTGGGAAGGTACACAACACTTCCCCTTACAAAAGCGTTTGCCCAATCGTACACCCATTGGCCCCTCTGCCACTTTAGCCTTAATCGGTGATGCCAAACAAATGGATGCCCGTTGGGTGCGGGGTTGTTACTTTAAAAGCTATGGTCCCTCGTTAATGCTGGGGGTAGGTGTCCCCCTCCCAGTCTTAAACGAAGAAGTAGTTAAACACTGTAGTGTCCAAGATAAAGATTTAGTTGCGCCAATCGTGGATTTTTCCATTCCTCGGCGCGTTCGTCCTACCTTTGGTTTAGTGAGTTACGCCCAACTCAAGTCTGGGCGCATCACCATTGAGGGTAAAACTGTGAGAGTTGCTCCCCTAGCCAGTATGTTTTTTTCTCGGCAAATTGCCGCAGAATTAAAACAATGGATTTCCGCAGGTACTTTTACCCTCACAGAACCTGTGGCTCCAATTCCTATGGACAGGTCATTTTTACCCCAAGACCGTTGGACGGACTTTTAA